The genomic window GCTTTCCATATCTCGACCCCTCCGGACGTCAGGAGAACCGCTAGCCCCACTAGACTGCTGGCGACGTACGAGACAAAGCGCTCCAAGAGGGTTATCGAAACCGCGAGCGCCATTGGGATGCCGAAGTACGTGAGTGTTCCAACGAGGCCCCCCTCGATTATTCCCACACCTCCGGGGGTGAAGGCGATGAGGCCAAACAGCAGGTTGGCTATTGAGATAACCGCTATGAAGCTCCACGCCAGGTTGAGGCCAAAGGCGAGGGCTATGAGTTTCAATCTGACGACATCGAGGAGCCACACGGTGGAGCTGAGCAGCACCGCAGCCATGTTGAGGCTGTGCATGCTCCGGAGTGCAGTTATCTTTCGCATCTCTTCATCCGTCACGGGGGTTCGGAAAAGCCTGAGTGAGAGCCTCACGAAGGCATCCCACTTAATCCATACCAGGATCACGCCGGCTATACCGAGGATTATGAACGGGAGGGGTTCCCCGGATGAGAAGTACATCATACCAACTAAGAACAGGGCGAATATGGGGATGGTTTCCAGTATGCGCTCGTAGACTATGCTGACCGCGGAAACTCCCGTGGGTATGTTCGCCCTTTTAGAAACCCATGCCATTCTGAGCAGTTCTCCCCCGCTCCTGCTCATTGGAGTGACGTTGTTCATGAAAATCGAAGCTAGGATAGCCTTGATGAGCTCATGCAGGGGTGCGTCTCTACCGACGCCCCTCAGAACGAGCTTCCAGCGGATGCCGTAGAGAACGACGCTCACGTAGTACGTGAGAAAGGCTAAGATGAGGTACTTGAGGGACGCGCTAACGACCACTGAAAAATACTGCTGCGCCGACGTTGCGATACTCTCCAGCATAGTCATGACCTACCTTAAATCGGCCCAGGATTTTAAAACGTTATCGGAACATCTCTCTATACGTCCCTTTTGCTCCCTGGGCAAGGTGTTCCCAGCCTAGAACGGGCATCTTCTGTCTTTTTCCGTCGATGGTAATGTACACACCGTCCCCCCTCTCGACCCGTCCTATCACGGTGAACTCCATCTGGAGATCATCTACCCTTCCCTCGGGTACTGTGAAAACGAGTTCGAACTCCTCCCCGCTCGCGAGGGCAATTTCAATTGGATCCAGCCCAAGGGCCTCGGCCACTTCCCTGACCTCCCCCCCGATCGGCAGCTTTCGGGCATCGATCTCTATCCTCACACCGCTCATCCCGGCCAGTAGGTGCAGTTCTTTACTCAGGCCGTCGCTTATGTCTATTGCTCCGTTTGCAATCCTGCTCAGTTCGATTCCCTCGCGAACCCTTGCCCGGGGTTCAAGAAGCTTTTCATAGAGCGCTTTTTTTGTGGAAGGGGGAACGTTGAGCCCGTGCTTCCAGACGAGAAGGCCCGCCAGAGCCCTGCCGATGTCGCCGGTCACGCAGACCAGGTCACCCGGCTTTGCCCCGCTCCTCGTGAGGAGTCTCTTCGTCCTTCCAAGGGCGATTCCGTCTATTATCAAATCGTCCGCTTCGTTCGTGTCGGCGCTGAGAACTGGGACTTCATAAAACTCAAGGGCCTTTCCTATCCCCTCCGCAATGCCCTCGAGATAGTCCATCTCAATATCCCGCGGAACACCCAATGAGAAGAGAAATCCCAGGGGTTTCGCTCCCATGGCAGCAACGTCGCTCACGTTCATGGTGACTATCTTGAAGCCTACCTGCTCGGGCGTCATTATATCCGGCACGTCCGTTTTTCTCACCAGCATGTCGTTGGTTGCTACCAGCCATTCGTCGCCGAGCTTGATTGCCCCGGCGTCGTCACCCAGAGATAAATCGCCCTGAATTCCGAGGTGCCTCGTAAAGAGCTCGATTATCTCCCTCTCCACCTTTATCCCTCACTCCCAGTTGGGCCATTGGATTTAAAGCCTTCGCCAAGCTTTTATGCTCTTCCGCAAATCCAAGTTAGTGATGGAGATGAGGGAGCTGAGGTACAATCCCCTGACCGGTCAGTGGGTCATGGTCTCCGCGGTGAGGAGGAAACGCCCGTGGCGACCGAAGAACTTCTGCCCCTTCTGTCCCGGGAGCGAGGAGACCGGCTACGGCTGGGAGGTTCTCCTACTTCCGAACAGGTTCCCCATGCTGTCCTTCGATGCCCCCAGGACCGAGCGAGGTGGGTTTTACAGGAAGGCACGGGCTCTCGGCCAGTGCAGCGTGATAGTTGAAACGCCTGAGCACGACGTCAAAGACCTCGACGGGCTTTCCCTCGACGCTATGGCCCGGGTTGTTGAATTATGGAAAAATATAACCGCAGAACTGAAGAAAAATCCTGGAATTGCCTACGTCTCAATCTTTAGAAACAAGGGCGAGGAGATAGGTGTTAGCCTGACCCATCCCCACGGCCAGCTCTACGCGATGCCGTTTATACCCCTCAAGGTTCGCCTCAAAATCGGGAACTCGAGGGGATACTTCAAACGCACCGGCGAGTGCCTCTTCTGCAGGATTCTAAGAGAAGAGATGGAGGGTGAGAGGGCAATCTACGAGAACAGAAGCTTTGCAGTCTTTTTACCCTTCTTCGCGAACTGGCCCTTTGAGATCCATATCTATCCTAAAAGGCACGTTCAGTGGCTCACCCAGTTGGCGGAGGAAGAGCTCATGGATTTGGCCGACGCTCTCAGAACTGCGACAGGAACCCTCAACACTGTCCTGGAGAGGGACATGCCGTACACTATGATGGTCTACCAGGCACCGTTCAAGGGGAGTTACGATTTCTACCACCTCCACATCGAGTTCTACCCAATCCTGAGGGACAACGGGAAAATCAAGTACGCCGCAGGGATAGAGATGGGAACCTGGGATTTCACCTACGATGGAGTTCCAGAGGAGAATGCGGAGAAGCTTAGAAAAGCGTGCAGAAAGGTGATAAAAAGAACCGGCTCGAGGGGAAGGTGCTTTACTTAGCCTTCCAGCTTTCCCCGAGGAACTTCATGAGGCTCGTCTGCCTCGGCCGGTATTCCTCCTTTGGAACCTCAACCTCAAGGGCTTCGAGGTCTTCTATTCCGGCCTTTCTTATCTCCTCTGGCAATCTTATCTCGCCGTATTTTCCTCCGCCTCCCGGGATTACTATCAGCTTGCCCTCCCTGTAGGCCCATACCGCCTTTGCGACCTCCTCGTGAACCTCCGCCAGGCTCTCAAGGGGGACATCGACGAGAACCCTTATCTCGCTCCCGAACTCCTTCAAAAAGCGCTCCCAGATTACGCGCACTGCCTTCGTCTCAACCCCTTTCCCTATCACCATCGCGATTATCTCAGCGAGCGGAGCCAAGTGAAGGTAGGGCGGCCTGTCCTTTGGCCTCTCATCGGTGTCTGCCAGCTCAAGAATTCTGTCGTGAACGCCCTTCTTTATCCTGCCCCCGCATTTTGGGCACTTCCACCTAAAAGCTCTGGCCTCCTCCAGCGAATATTTCGTATAACAGCGGGAGCATGCGGTAAGGTGGTACTTACCAAGACGGGGGTCAAGGCCGGCGTTGAGGACGATTTTTCTCCCCCCGCGCTTCAAAATGGCCTTCCGTATCTCCTCGAAGGTGACCTCTTTAACCTCAAAGCGGTTGAACTCCCTCCCGAGGCGGTGGGGCATCGGTGAGTGAGCGTCGCTGTTGCTGAGGTAAGTCAGCGGGTGGTGGGCTTTTATCCTATCGGCCATCTCGCTGTCTGCAGAGAGGCCCAGCTCAAGAAAATGAATTTTAGCGTTTCCATAGGCCTCCTTCAGGCTGTCGTACTCCTTGTAGAGGCTCGTCCACGGGGTAAAAGCGTGTGCGGGCCCGAGTAGAATTCCCAACTCGTTCGCCATCTCGGCTATCTCCGCC from Thermococcus sp. MAR1 includes these protein-coding regions:
- a CDS encoding TIGR00375 family protein — its product is MQVDADLHIHSRYSKAVSKAMTIPNLAENARFKGLGVVGTGDILNPKWEGELLKYTEKVDEGTYERKGIRFILTAEVEDNRRVHHVLIFPSISAVREMREELKKYSGDIETEGRPRVGLSAAEIAEMANELGILLGPAHAFTPWTSLYKEYDSLKEAYGNAKIHFLELGLSADSEMADRIKAHHPLTYLSNSDAHSPMPHRLGREFNRFEVKEVTFEEIRKAILKRGGRKIVLNAGLDPRLGKYHLTACSRCYTKYSLEEARAFRWKCPKCGGRIKKGVHDRILELADTDERPKDRPPYLHLAPLAEIIAMVIGKGVETKAVRVIWERFLKEFGSEIRVLVDVPLESLAEVHEEVAKAVWAYREGKLIVIPGGGGKYGEIRLPEEIRKAGIEDLEALEVEVPKEEYRPRQTSLMKFLGESWKAK
- a CDS encoding thiamine-phosphate kinase, which translates into the protein MEREIIELFTRHLGIQGDLSLGDDAGAIKLGDEWLVATNDMLVRKTDVPDIMTPEQVGFKIVTMNVSDVAAMGAKPLGFLFSLGVPRDIEMDYLEGIAEGIGKALEFYEVPVLSADTNEADDLIIDGIALGRTKRLLTRSGAKPGDLVCVTGDIGRALAGLLVWKHGLNVPPSTKKALYEKLLEPRARVREGIELSRIANGAIDISDGLSKELHLLAGMSGVRIEIDARKLPIGGEVREVAEALGLDPIEIALASGEEFELVFTVPEGRVDDLQMEFTVIGRVERGDGVYITIDGKRQKMPVLGWEHLAQGAKGTYREMFR
- a CDS encoding flippase-like domain-containing protein; the encoded protein is MLESIATSAQQYFSVVVSASLKYLILAFLTYYVSVVLYGIRWKLVLRGVGRDAPLHELIKAILASIFMNNVTPMSRSGGELLRMAWVSKRANIPTGVSAVSIVYERILETIPIFALFLVGMMYFSSGEPLPFIILGIAGVILVWIKWDAFVRLSLRLFRTPVTDEEMRKITALRSMHSLNMAAVLLSSTVWLLDVVRLKLIALAFGLNLAWSFIAVISIANLLFGLIAFTPGGVGIIEGGLVGTLTYFGIPMALAVSITLLERFVSYVASSLVGLAVLLTSGGVEIWKALRSQ
- the galT gene encoding galactose-1-phosphate uridylyltransferase, whose protein sequence is MRELRYNPLTGQWVMVSAVRRKRPWRPKNFCPFCPGSEETGYGWEVLLLPNRFPMLSFDAPRTERGGFYRKARALGQCSVIVETPEHDVKDLDGLSLDAMARVVELWKNITAELKKNPGIAYVSIFRNKGEEIGVSLTHPHGQLYAMPFIPLKVRLKIGNSRGYFKRTGECLFCRILREEMEGERAIYENRSFAVFLPFFANWPFEIHIYPKRHVQWLTQLAEEELMDLADALRTATGTLNTVLERDMPYTMMVYQAPFKGSYDFYHLHIEFYPILRDNGKIKYAAGIEMGTWDFTYDGVPEENAEKLRKACRKVIKRTGSRGRCFT